From Sporosarcina sp. Te-1, the proteins below share one genomic window:
- a CDS encoding XtrA/YqaO family protein, with amino-acid sequence MRALPEYGKYKIVTHQGKVKRMRREKGEEF; translated from the coding sequence TTGAGAGCATTACCAGAGTATGGCAAGTATAAGATTGTGACGCATCAGGGGAAGGTTAAACGGATGCGGAGGGAAAAGGGAGAAGAGTTTTGA
- a CDS encoding RNA polymerase subunit sigma-70 produces the protein MSGWADELIQEYIVGQLELTKHAERLDKKNPYDKNDLTQINSMIDSMAYSIDWMATGRQPGSYRGAEKRAIYQKQYISSMDVIPDITEQLEEDHKHLFISKEERMILADIFASMSHR, from the coding sequence ATGTCAGGGTGGGCAGATGAATTGATTCAGGAGTATATAGTGGGGCAGTTGGAACTAACCAAACATGCCGAAAGGTTGGATAAGAAAAATCCTTACGATAAGAATGATTTGACACAAATCAATAGCATGATAGATAGCATGGCTTATTCAATCGACTGGATGGCGACTGGCCGGCAACCTGGATCCTACAGGGGAGCAGAGAAGAGGGCCATTTATCAAAAGCAGTATATCTCAAGTATGGACGTAATTCCTGATATAACGGAGCAGCTTGAGGAGGACCATAAACATCTGTTTATAAGTAAAGAAGAGAGAATGATTTTGGCCGACATCTTCGCATCGATGTCGCATAGGTAA
- a CDS encoding PBSX family phage terminase large subunit, with amino-acid sequence MQQNVNPHFKPVWKTKKPYNILRGGRNSFKSSVIVLQLVYMMLQYITRGEKANIVVIRKVGNTIRDSVFLKIQWALEKFDMLIHFKATVASFKITHMGTGSTFYFYGSDDFQKLKSNDIGNIIAVWYEEAAEFGSSEEFDQTNVTFMRQKHALADFVRIFWSYNPPRNPYHWINEWSDGMVGDDDYLVHDSSYLNDELGFVTEQVLADMERIKRNDFDYYRYIYLGEPVGLGSNVYNMNLFKGLDELPSDDRIIGLYYAMDTGHSHSATSCGCYGLTAKGKVIRLNGYYYSPAGQVRKKAPSELSQDIHAFVTATATFEHWHGARLQQRTIDSAEAALRNQYLKDFGQHWSPVAKKKKVDMIDYVHDLLAQGRFYVCPAWA; translated from the coding sequence ATTCAACAGAACGTCAACCCGCACTTCAAGCCAGTCTGGAAGACAAAGAAGCCATACAACATATTGCGGGGTGGTCGTAACTCTTTTAAGTCGTCTGTCATTGTTCTCCAGCTCGTTTACATGATGCTGCAGTATATAACCAGAGGCGAGAAAGCAAACATCGTTGTAATCCGTAAGGTCGGTAATACAATCCGTGATTCGGTATTCTTGAAGATTCAATGGGCACTTGAAAAGTTCGACATGCTCATACACTTCAAAGCAACTGTGGCATCGTTCAAGATCACGCACATGGGAACAGGCTCGACATTCTATTTCTACGGCTCAGACGACTTCCAGAAGCTGAAATCGAATGACATCGGGAACATCATTGCAGTTTGGTACGAGGAAGCTGCTGAGTTCGGGAGTTCGGAAGAGTTTGACCAGACCAACGTAACGTTCATGCGACAGAAACATGCTTTAGCTGATTTCGTAAGGATCTTCTGGTCGTATAACCCTCCACGCAATCCCTATCACTGGATCAATGAGTGGTCTGACGGCATGGTCGGTGATGATGATTACCTGGTGCATGACTCCAGCTATCTGAATGACGAGCTTGGATTCGTGACAGAGCAAGTGCTAGCCGACATGGAGCGGATCAAGCGGAATGATTTTGATTATTATCGTTATATTTACCTTGGCGAGCCAGTAGGACTGGGGAGCAACGTCTATAACATGAACCTGTTTAAAGGACTAGACGAACTGCCTTCTGACGACAGGATCATTGGTCTTTATTATGCGATGGATACGGGACATTCCCATTCAGCTACATCGTGCGGCTGCTATGGACTGACTGCAAAGGGCAAAGTTATCCGTTTGAATGGCTATTACTACAGTCCGGCTGGACAAGTCCGTAAGAAAGCGCCGAGTGAACTGTCACAAGACATCCATGCATTCGTGACAGCAACAGCAACATTTGAACATTGGCATGGTGCTAGGCTCCAACAGCGGACGATAGACAGCGCGGAGGCGGCTCTTCGTAACCAGTACCTGAAAGACTTTGGACAGCACTGGTCGCCAGTAGCTAAGAAGAAAAAAGTAGATATGATCGATTACGTCCACGACCTGTTAGCACAAGGTCGTTTTTATGTGTGCCCAGCATGGGCGTAG
- a CDS encoding helix-turn-helix domain-containing protein produces MRKKNHEVYSVQFKLDVLSFMKRTGASRAETALHFGMTNPPLISSWKKRFLEGGAEALDNPKGRPAMSDKAKNVKKNQKPAQQDEMTREQELERENELLRLEVAYLKKLRAFQMDPDGYLEKHKRRYHSNLKKNSD; encoded by the coding sequence ATGAGAAAGAAAAACCATGAAGTTTATTCTGTTCAATTCAAGCTGGATGTACTAAGCTTTATGAAAAGGACAGGTGCTTCGCGGGCAGAAACTGCACTTCACTTCGGCATGACGAATCCACCGCTCATCTCCTCATGGAAAAAGAGATTTCTCGAAGGCGGTGCGGAAGCTCTGGACAACCCGAAAGGACGGCCAGCCATGTCGGACAAAGCGAAGAACGTCAAGAAGAACCAGAAGCCAGCGCAACAGGATGAAATGACACGTGAACAGGAGTTGGAACGGGAAAATGAACTCCTCCGCTTGGAGGTGGCTTACCTAAAAAAGTTGCGAGCTTTTCAGATGGATCCGGACGGCTATCTCGAAAAGCACAAGCGGCGCTATCATTCGAACTTAAAGAAGAATTCTGACTGA
- a CDS encoding IS3 family transposase encodes MRKVGIPESSYHYHVKQMRQEYPNQKLEETIQSIFDEHNENYGYRRIQMELKNLGLVVNHKKVQRTMRKLGFKGSKFTRKTRRYSSYKGSVDTVVKNRIHRRFTTTIPYQKLTTDITEFKCSDSLKLYLSPMMDMYNGEILSYGISIRPTLDFVMKPLEEALEIVKNARYRTTIHSDQGWHYQHGKWVATLKKHKVYQSMSRKGNCLDNAPMENFFGLLKQEMYYGEPPRTYEELKRAIEAYIEYYNNKRIKQKLAGMSPVQYRLHTSQLAA; translated from the coding sequence CTGCGGAAGGTCGGCATCCCCGAGTCCTCTTATCATTATCATGTAAAACAAATGAGACAGGAGTATCCTAATCAAAAGTTGGAAGAAACGATTCAATCCATTTTTGATGAACACAATGAAAACTATGGATATCGAAGAATCCAGATGGAATTGAAGAATCTTGGTCTCGTAGTGAATCACAAAAAGGTGCAGCGTACCATGCGGAAGCTAGGATTTAAAGGCAGTAAATTTACTCGGAAAACACGTCGTTATAGTTCGTACAAGGGAAGTGTGGATACAGTGGTAAAAAACCGTATTCACCGTCGATTCACAACGACAATCCCTTATCAGAAGCTAACCACAGATATTACAGAATTCAAATGTTCGGATAGCCTCAAACTCTATCTTAGCCCCATGATGGATATGTATAATGGGGAGATTCTTTCGTATGGCATCAGCATACGCCCGACGCTTGACTTTGTGATGAAACCCTTAGAGGAAGCCCTTGAAATCGTAAAGAACGCAAGATACCGGACGACGATCCACTCGGATCAGGGCTGGCATTACCAGCATGGAAAATGGGTTGCGACCTTAAAGAAACACAAAGTGTACCAGAGCATGTCACGGAAGGGGAACTGTCTGGACAACGCGCCAATGGAGAATTTCTTTGGATTATTAAAGCAGGAGATGTATTACGGGGAACCGCCGCGCACCTATGAGGAACTGAAAAGGGCTATCGAGGCATACATAGAGTATTACAACAACAAACGGATCAAACAGAAACTGGCTGGCATGAGTCCGGTTCAATACCGTCTTCACACCAGCCAATTAGCTGCCTAA
- a CDS encoding GNAT family N-acetyltransferase, whose product MRIRKAVMSDANGIAKVHVDSWKTTYKDILPDRFLNNLSYEQRTKLWTQNILRKENYIVVAENADGEIVGFADCWKRETNSVPYSSDITSIYLLDQYQGKGIGKRLLKQLFIHLKLSGLKKAFVDVLEENNTRNFYEHYGAKLFKTKQIKIGGIVLNELTYEWHDVDWVLSILEN is encoded by the coding sequence ATGAGAATAAGAAAAGCAGTCATGAGTGATGCGAATGGCATTGCAAAAGTACATGTCGATAGTTGGAAAACAACCTACAAAGACATTCTCCCAGATCGCTTTTTGAACAATTTATCATATGAACAAAGGACAAAATTGTGGACTCAAAATATCTTAAGAAAAGAAAATTATATTGTTGTAGCAGAAAATGCTGATGGGGAGATTGTTGGGTTTGCAGATTGTTGGAAAAGAGAAACAAATTCCGTTCCATATTCTAGCGATATTACGTCAATCTACTTACTTGATCAGTATCAAGGGAAAGGTATTGGTAAGAGATTACTTAAACAACTTTTTATTCATTTAAAGCTATCAGGATTAAAAAAAGCCTTTGTAGATGTTCTAGAAGAAAATAACACACGTAACTTTTATGAGCATTATGGAGCTAAGTTGTTTAAAACGAAACAAATAAAAATAGGTGGAATTGTATTAAATGAGTTGACTTACGAATGGCATGATGTCGATTGGGTTTTATCAATATTAGAGAATTAA
- a CDS encoding YolD-like family protein: MNKDLRLHGSMKERGAIKWTSLMLPEHIVQLREWQAEDSTVERPDLTDWNLDAIQEEIEIAYKHKCNAWVQNWQSGKITKYFGTIEEIDIHSKSIILADPFGVERIKWVDIISVQSAESSRWE, from the coding sequence ATGAATAAAGACCTGAGATTGCACGGAAGCATGAAAGAGCGTGGCGCGATCAAGTGGACTTCCTTAATGCTGCCGGAACACATTGTCCAATTACGGGAGTGGCAGGCAGAGGATAGCACGGTAGAGCGGCCAGATTTAACAGATTGGAATTTAGATGCGATTCAGGAGGAAATTGAAATAGCGTATAAGCATAAATGTAATGCATGGGTACAAAATTGGCAATCAGGTAAAATAACAAAATACTTCGGTACAATAGAAGAAATCGATATACATAGTAAATCAATAATCTTGGCCGATCCGTTTGGCGTTGAAAGAATCAAATGGGTAGATATAATTTCGGTCCAGTCAGCAGAATCGAGTAGGTGGGAGTGA
- the ltrA gene encoding group II intron reverse transcriptase/maturase: MLMERILSRENLLSALKRVERNKGSHGVDEMPVQNLRKHILEHWESMKVELLQGTYEPQPVRRVEIPKPDGGVRLLGIPTVIDRFIQQAIAQVLTSLYDPTFSDHSYGFRPNRSAHDGVRKAKGYIQEGNRWVVDIDLEKFFDKVNHDRLMGVLAKQIEDKRLLKLIRKYLKSGIMINGIVTRSEEGTPQGGPLSPLLSNIVLDELDKELEERGHKFVRYADDCNIYVKTRKAGNRVMNSVTSFIEGKLKLKVNLDKSAVDRPWKRKFLGFSFTSHKEPKVRIANESVKRMKNKIREITSRKKPYPMVYRVEKINQYLMGWCGYFALADTPSVFVHFDSWIRRRLRMCMWKDWKLPRTKVRKLIGLGVERRKAYEWGNSRKGYWRISNSPILHRALGNSYWSSQGLKSLISRYEALRYPS, from the coding sequence ATGTTGATGGAACGAATCCTGTCACGGGAAAACCTGCTTTCTGCTCTGAAACGGGTGGAACGCAATAAAGGGAGCCATGGTGTAGATGAAATGCCCGTACAAAACCTACGGAAGCACATCTTAGAACACTGGGAATCCATGAAAGTGGAACTCCTTCAGGGAACTTATGAGCCGCAACCTGTCCGCAGGGTCGAAATCCCGAAACCTGACGGGGGTGTGCGTCTATTAGGCATCCCTACCGTGATAGACCGTTTCATTCAACAGGCGATTGCCCAAGTTTTAACCTCCTTATATGATCCGACCTTTTCAGACCATAGTTATGGGTTTCGACCTAATCGAAGCGCACACGATGGGGTAAGGAAAGCAAAAGGATATATACAGGAAGGGAATCGCTGGGTCGTCGATATCGACTTGGAGAAATTCTTCGACAAAGTGAACCATGACAGGCTTATGGGCGTACTTGCAAAACAAATCGAAGATAAGCGTCTTCTTAAGTTAATCCGTAAATACTTGAAATCTGGCATCATGATAAATGGTATCGTAACAAGGAGTGAAGAAGGCACTCCGCAAGGAGGTCCTTTGAGTCCACTACTTTCCAACATTGTGCTTGATGAACTAGATAAGGAATTGGAGGAAAGAGGTCATAAATTTGTGCGATACGCTGATGACTGCAACATCTATGTGAAAACAAGAAAAGCAGGAAATCGGGTCATGAATTCTGTCACTTCGTTTATTGAAGGGAAGCTTAAGTTGAAGGTCAATCTGGATAAGTCCGCAGTAGACCGTCCTTGGAAGAGAAAATTTCTTGGGTTTAGTTTTACCTCTCACAAAGAACCTAAGGTTCGGATTGCGAACGAAAGTGTGAAACGAATGAAGAATAAAATCCGTGAAATCACCTCAAGGAAGAAACCTTATCCTATGGTGTACCGAGTAGAGAAAATCAATCAATATCTCATGGGTTGGTGCGGCTACTTTGCATTGGCAGATACACCGAGCGTATTTGTTCACTTTGATTCGTGGATTAGAAGACGGCTCCGAATGTGTATGTGGAAGGATTGGAAACTTCCAAGAACCAAAGTGAGAAAACTCATCGGGCTAGGTGTTGAGAGAAGAAAGGCTTACGAATGGGGCAACTCACGGAAAGGTTATTGGAGAATATCCAACAGCCCCATATTACACAGAGCCCTCGGAAACTCCTATTGGAGTTCCCAAGGGCTCAAAAGTCTGATATCTCGTTACGAAGCTTTGCGTTACCCATCTTAA
- a CDS encoding amino acid ABC transporter substrate-binding protein, whose product MKRKITFTIITILALGLLSACGSSSASKGTENQLVIGVDDKFAPMGFRDESNELVGFDIDYAKAAAEHMGMEVKFQPIDWKTKETELSSGRIDLIWNGYTITEDRKGKVLFTKPYLENAQVVATLADSPVKELGDLEGKTIGLQALSSAADALDANPIKSKIKKTSEYADNVLALTDLKAGRVEAVIIDQVVIDYYMSKDEGTFKVLDETLSPEHYGIGVKKGNEELLEKLQTALDKMNEDGTAAEISTKWFGEDKVLK is encoded by the coding sequence ATGAAACGAAAAATTACTTTTACTATAATAACCATTTTGGCACTCGGTTTGCTTTCTGCATGCGGGAGTTCCAGTGCATCTAAGGGTACGGAAAATCAATTGGTCATCGGGGTTGATGATAAGTTTGCCCCTATGGGTTTTCGAGATGAAAGCAATGAATTAGTAGGGTTTGATATTGATTATGCAAAAGCGGCAGCAGAGCATATGGGAATGGAAGTGAAATTCCAACCGATTGACTGGAAGACGAAAGAAACGGAATTGAGCAGTGGACGTATTGATTTGATTTGGAATGGGTACACAATCACCGAAGACAGAAAAGGCAAAGTCCTTTTCACAAAACCGTACTTGGAAAATGCCCAAGTCGTAGCTACATTGGCTGATTCACCGGTCAAGGAGCTTGGTGATCTCGAAGGCAAGACGATTGGATTGCAAGCTCTGTCTTCTGCAGCGGATGCACTTGATGCAAATCCCATTAAATCGAAAATCAAAAAAACTTCCGAGTATGCAGATAACGTCCTCGCATTGACAGACCTAAAAGCAGGACGAGTAGAGGCAGTCATCATCGACCAAGTGGTCATCGATTACTACATGTCGAAAGATGAGGGGACATTCAAAGTGTTGGATGAGACATTATCTCCCGAGCATTATGGAATTGGCGTGAAAAAAGGAAACGAGGAATTGCTTGAAAAACTTCAGACTGCACTCGATAAAATGAATGAAGATGGTACGGCTGCCGAAATTTCCACCAAGTGGTTTGGCGAAGATAAAGTATTGAAATAA
- a CDS encoding amino acid ABC transporter permease: MSLDYLLTILKPMLEGAQATILLFLVAIIVSIPLGFLLTLAVRSSVKPVAWLAQAYIYLMRGTPLLLQLLVIVFGLPLLPVVGDYLVLDRFVAACIGFILNYAAYFAEIFRGGLLAIDKGQYEAAQVLGLNRWQTTTKVVLPQMFRIALPAVANESVTLVKDTALLYAVAVPELLHFAQTAVNRDFTIVPFFLAALIYLLITMVLTLFFKWLERRMQFE, translated from the coding sequence ATGTCTTTGGATTATTTGCTGACGATTTTAAAACCGATGCTGGAAGGTGCGCAGGCGACAATCCTTCTATTTTTAGTTGCTATCATTGTCTCTATCCCGCTAGGTTTCCTGTTGACATTAGCGGTACGGAGCTCCGTGAAACCAGTCGCATGGCTGGCTCAAGCCTATATCTATCTGATGCGTGGCACTCCGCTTTTGCTTCAATTGCTTGTCATTGTATTCGGTTTGCCTTTACTCCCGGTAGTAGGAGACTATCTCGTATTGGACCGCTTCGTCGCGGCATGTATCGGATTTATCCTAAACTATGCGGCATATTTTGCAGAGATTTTCAGAGGCGGCCTTCTTGCGATTGATAAGGGCCAGTATGAGGCAGCCCAAGTGCTTGGTTTGAATCGCTGGCAGACAACGACTAAAGTGGTCTTGCCACAAATGTTCCGGATCGCTTTGCCGGCAGTGGCGAATGAATCGGTTACACTCGTAAAGGATACCGCGTTGCTTTATGCTGTCGCTGTGCCTGAGTTGCTGCACTTTGCCCAAACTGCGGTAAATCGTGACTTTACGATCGTTCCATTTTTCTTAGCGGCCCTCATTTACTTGCTCATCACCATGGTGTTGACGCTCTTTTTCAAATGGTTGGAACGCCGCATGCAATTTGAATGA
- a CDS encoding amino acid ABC transporter ATP-binding protein has product MAVVEVKDLKKSFGSLEVLKRISFEVERNEVIAVIGPSGSGKSTMLRSLVHLEEVEGGSISIQGGYVVQDGTYVKAKELKEITSKMGMVFQQFNLFPHLTVIQNLELAPKLLKQAAAEGYRKRAMDLLEKVGLADKADVFPSKLSGGQKQRVAIARALMMNPEILLFDEPTSALDPELTGEVLDVMKDLAKEHMTMIVVTHEMEFARDVADRVLFMDQGEIVEEGCPEELFGNPKKERTKAFLSRTMRNRRNE; this is encoded by the coding sequence ATGGCAGTCGTTGAAGTGAAAGACTTAAAAAAATCATTTGGGTCGCTGGAAGTACTAAAACGGATTTCTTTTGAAGTGGAGCGCAATGAAGTCATCGCGGTGATCGGGCCGTCCGGCTCTGGTAAAAGCACCATGTTGCGCAGTTTGGTGCACTTGGAAGAAGTAGAAGGGGGCAGCATCTCGATTCAAGGAGGATATGTAGTACAGGACGGCACATATGTAAAAGCAAAGGAATTGAAAGAGATCACCTCGAAAATGGGAATGGTGTTTCAGCAGTTTAATTTATTTCCTCATCTGACGGTTATCCAAAATCTTGAGCTCGCTCCCAAGCTTTTAAAACAGGCTGCTGCAGAGGGTTATCGGAAACGGGCAATGGATTTACTTGAAAAAGTCGGTTTAGCCGACAAAGCGGATGTGTTTCCATCCAAACTATCCGGTGGGCAGAAACAACGGGTTGCCATTGCGCGCGCTTTGATGATGAATCCTGAGATTCTGCTGTTCGATGAGCCAACTTCCGCGCTTGATCCTGAACTGACAGGGGAAGTGCTCGATGTCATGAAAGACCTCGCCAAAGAGCATATGACCATGATAGTCGTCACCCATGAAATGGAGTTTGCGAGGGATGTAGCGGATCGTGTTTTATTCATGGACCAAGGCGAAATTGTGGAAGAGGGATGCCCGGAAGAGCTATTTGGGAATCCCAAAAAAGAAAGGACAAAAGCGTTCTTATCCAGAACGATGCGCAATCGCAGAAATGAGTAG
- a CDS encoding carbon-nitrogen hydrolase family protein: MKLRVSAVQYHLHSIRSFQEFADQCEHYIRNAQEYDAEFVLFPEFFTTQLLSIGDADGKALTIEALPGFTDQYLELFKRLAAQYNMHIIGGTHVIEREGRLYNVAFLFFPDGTVEEQAKLHITPFEIEGWNMAAGEDLKVFDTEKGRIAILTCYDIEFPEIVRMVKAAGADVIFCPSCTDDRHGFHRVRYTSHARAIENQIYVVLTGTVGSLPTVDLMRANFGQAAIITPNDIPFPPKGLAAEGELNNDMLVTADLDLSLLYEVREKGSVTTWRDRRTDLYTDWGTNALRGAGRDVPQ; encoded by the coding sequence ATGAAACTTCGCGTTTCTGCTGTGCAATATCATTTGCATTCCATTCGTTCGTTTCAGGAATTTGCCGACCAATGTGAGCATTATATCCGGAACGCTCAGGAATATGATGCTGAATTCGTCTTGTTCCCAGAGTTTTTTACGACACAGTTGCTTTCCATTGGAGATGCGGACGGGAAAGCATTAACGATTGAGGCGTTGCCCGGATTCACGGACCAGTATCTCGAATTGTTCAAAAGACTGGCCGCACAATACAATATGCATATCATTGGCGGCACTCATGTTATAGAGCGTGAGGGGCGCCTTTATAATGTTGCGTTTTTATTCTTCCCGGATGGCACAGTGGAGGAACAGGCGAAGCTGCATATAACTCCATTTGAAATCGAAGGCTGGAACATGGCGGCTGGTGAAGATTTGAAAGTGTTCGATACAGAGAAAGGCCGAATCGCAATTCTTACTTGCTATGATATTGAGTTTCCAGAGATAGTAAGAATGGTAAAGGCCGCAGGTGCAGATGTTATTTTCTGTCCTTCTTGCACAGACGATCGGCATGGATTTCATCGTGTCCGGTATACGAGTCACGCCCGTGCCATTGAAAACCAAATCTATGTTGTTCTCACTGGAACGGTAGGTTCCTTGCCGACGGTCGATTTAATGCGTGCAAATTTTGGTCAGGCTGCTATCATTACACCGAACGACATACCATTCCCGCCGAAGGGACTTGCAGCTGAAGGGGAATTGAACAATGATATGCTCGTAACAGCTGACTTGGATCTGTCCTTGTTGTATGAAGTGAGGGAGAAAGGATCGGTCACAACGTGGCGCGATCGACGGACTGATTTGTATACCGATTGGGGGACAAATGCGTTGCGAGGTGCAGGTCGTGACGTACCGCAGTGA
- a CDS encoding GNAT family N-acetyltransferase translates to MTYRSDIQVPFEGAFIPVVIRNYTQQDFQAMIDLQSECFPPPFPEELWWNREQLGQHVSRFPEGAICVEYNGKIIGSITSLLISFNPAEPDHTWEQVTDRGYIRNHDPEGDALYVVDICIHPAFRKAGLGKIMMQALYQLVVKLNVKRLLGGGRMPGYGTYTQQMTAEEYVEKVVEGTLHDPVITFLLKCGRTPVRVMENYLEDDESKNYALLMEWKNPLYSIE, encoded by the coding sequence GTGACGTACCGCAGTGACATTCAAGTGCCATTTGAAGGCGCTTTTATTCCAGTTGTTATCCGGAATTATACACAACAAGACTTTCAGGCGATGATTGATCTGCAAAGCGAATGTTTTCCACCTCCTTTTCCGGAAGAGCTATGGTGGAATAGGGAACAGCTCGGACAACACGTCAGCCGGTTCCCGGAAGGTGCCATCTGTGTGGAGTATAATGGCAAGATCATCGGGTCCATCACCAGTTTATTAATCTCTTTTAACCCAGCAGAACCCGACCATACGTGGGAACAGGTGACAGATCGTGGCTATATCCGCAATCATGATCCAGAAGGGGATGCGTTATATGTTGTGGACATTTGCATCCATCCTGCTTTCCGGAAAGCAGGACTCGGTAAAATCATGATGCAGGCCTTATACCAGCTCGTCGTCAAACTGAATGTCAAACGTCTGCTGGGCGGCGGCAGGATGCCGGGATACGGGACATACACGCAGCAAATGACGGCTGAAGAATATGTTGAAAAGGTAGTAGAGGGGACGTTGCATGATCCGGTCATAACCTTTTTGCTCAAATGCGGCAGGACGCCTGTCCGCGTTATGGAAAATTATTTGGAAGATGACGAATCAAAAAATTATGCTCTTTTAATGGAATGGAAGAATCCGTTGTACTCAATAGAATGA
- a CDS encoding GNAT family N-acetyltransferase has product MEFTRIISIEDPLFAKMHTLLGEVFPPEEVLEFDLWKEPLEDPGIRVFVAVEAGEVVGATEYRYYPQWNIAMTDFTIIGSPGKGIGRFLAKKREEDLKQLAQSNGKELFGMFAEIYDPYEREDFDFGGIMAMNPYVRREVLSHLGYQRLDFAYVHPSWKNDGEAVEGLDFCFMPLDETKEIQASLIVDFLTDYYSVLSNKPKRWIEMIEELQNKETVRLLPL; this is encoded by the coding sequence ATGGAATTTACACGAATTATATCGATAGAAGACCCGTTGTTCGCAAAAATGCATACCTTGTTAGGAGAAGTTTTTCCACCGGAGGAAGTGCTTGAGTTTGACCTTTGGAAAGAGCCGCTTGAAGACCCGGGCATCCGAGTTTTTGTTGCAGTGGAAGCGGGGGAAGTGGTTGGAGCGACGGAATATCGTTATTATCCGCAGTGGAATATTGCAATGACCGATTTTACGATCATCGGCTCGCCCGGCAAAGGGATCGGTCGTTTCCTTGCTAAAAAAAGGGAAGAAGATCTAAAACAGTTGGCACAAAGCAACGGCAAAGAACTGTTCGGTATGTTTGCTGAGATTTATGATCCATACGAACGGGAGGACTTTGATTTCGGAGGCATCATGGCGATGAATCCGTATGTCCGGCGTGAAGTACTTTCGCATTTAGGCTATCAACGGCTAGACTTCGCATATGTACATCCTTCTTGGAAAAATGATGGGGAAGCAGTGGAAGGATTGGATTTCTGTTTTATGCCATTAGATGAGACAAAAGAAATTCAAGCCTCTCTCATTGTCGATTTCCTCACTGACTATTACTCTGTCCTTTCAAATAAACCGAAAAGATGGATTGAGATGATTGAAGAGTTACAAAACAAGGAAACAGTTCGCCTGTTGCCTCTATAA
- a CDS encoding DUF420 domain-containing protein, with the protein MNSYNGAGSFKKRNYKPLIIGISVVLIGAIGVLSRLPGVENFQAFDVTILPLLNAIFNSFTFLFLVAALVAIKKRNITVHQRFINAALVTTTLFLVTYVAFHYLSPSTPYGGEGILAGIYYFVLITHIVLAAVIVPLVLTTVTRAWNRENDRHRKIARWTMPLWLYVSFTGVLVYILISPYY; encoded by the coding sequence ATGAATTCATATAACGGGGCAGGTTCCTTTAAAAAACGAAATTACAAGCCGCTTATCATTGGCATCTCTGTTGTTTTAATCGGAGCGATCGGCGTCCTGTCGCGCCTGCCGGGGGTAGAAAATTTTCAAGCATTTGATGTGACGATATTGCCGCTGTTAAATGCCATTTTTAATTCGTTTACTTTTCTATTTTTAGTAGCGGCTCTAGTGGCAATTAAAAAACGGAATATTACCGTACACCAACGTTTTATTAATGCTGCATTAGTGACAACGACGCTGTTTCTCGTCACCTACGTGGCATTTCATTACTTGTCTCCTTCCACTCCGTATGGGGGAGAAGGGATTTTGGCGGGAATTTACTATTTCGTCTTGATTACTCATATTGTGTTGGCTGCTGTCATCGTTCCACTTGTTCTGACAACCGTAACGCGTGCATGGAACCGGGAGAATGACCGCCATCGGAAAATTGCTAGATGGACGATGCCTTTATGGCTCTATGTCAGCTTTACAGGCGTTCTCGTCTATATTTTAATTTCGCCATACTATTAA